Proteins found in one Stigmatella erecta genomic segment:
- a CDS encoding OmpA family protein codes for MRLSLLSALALSTSALAQPAGLPEFEVERLEFNPSGAGSLVLGTGQLLPGERFRFALIGHYENRPLTPSVADVNGENGFREVPLITHRTTAHLLAAYGLGGNLEVGLQVPVILSNEQGNLANTPFGTPEGGLKLGTPLATFNIGVLSQSETIPVDLAAGVSMGLPLGSDQALARESGLRAIPRIMVGRESEGFRTGFELGAALRPRVTIGAGESSEAYNTLRLGTSVATVGEGVRYEGNLLLNIPFGTESLSAEALAGVRSPMSSDVEVFAMGGMGFGGTLGTPDFRVILGAAYGGMPARCVAGGKHSPAQCPDLDDDGDNVKNRDDSCPTEGGKVDTKGCPLADSDKDGVEDAADKCPQVAGTASSQGCPDKDGDGVQDAEDKCPAAAGPAANQGCPDKDGDGIEDSADRCPAEAGPAERQGCPTKDADNDGVLDEQDSCPSEAGLPELKGCPAKDADNDTLADHLDNCPNEAGPVDNQGCPAKQKQLVAIRQDRIEIKEAVYFDSGKATIQARSNALLDQMAKLLNEHPEIVSVLIEGHTDNSGAADFNRTLSKQRADTVRDYLVKKGVATERLETQGFGPDRPVQPNTTPAGRTANRRVDFITRYANAEPAAATPEQQPQLP; via the coding sequence ATGCGGTTGAGCCTTCTCTCCGCGCTGGCGTTGAGCACCTCCGCGCTGGCCCAGCCCGCCGGCTTGCCGGAGTTCGAGGTGGAGCGCCTCGAGTTCAATCCCAGTGGCGCGGGCTCCCTGGTGCTGGGCACCGGCCAGCTGCTGCCCGGCGAGCGCTTCCGCTTCGCCCTCATTGGCCACTACGAGAACCGGCCCCTCACCCCGTCCGTGGCGGATGTGAATGGGGAGAATGGCTTCCGCGAGGTGCCGCTGATCACCCACCGCACCACCGCGCACCTGCTGGCCGCCTACGGCCTGGGGGGCAACCTGGAAGTTGGGTTGCAGGTGCCCGTCATCCTCAGCAATGAGCAGGGCAACCTGGCCAACACGCCCTTCGGCACGCCCGAGGGCGGCCTGAAGCTGGGCACCCCGCTGGCCACCTTCAACATCGGCGTGCTCTCCCAGTCCGAGACCATTCCGGTGGATCTGGCCGCCGGCGTGAGCATGGGCCTGCCGCTGGGCAGCGACCAGGCGCTGGCGCGCGAGAGCGGGCTGCGCGCCATTCCGCGCATCATGGTGGGCCGCGAGAGCGAGGGGTTCCGCACCGGCTTCGAGCTCGGCGCCGCGCTGCGCCCGCGCGTCACCATCGGCGCGGGGGAGAGCAGCGAGGCGTACAACACGCTGCGCCTGGGCACCTCCGTGGCCACCGTGGGCGAGGGCGTGCGCTACGAGGGCAACCTGCTGCTGAACATCCCCTTCGGCACCGAGTCGCTGTCCGCCGAGGCGCTGGCGGGCGTGCGCAGCCCCATGTCCAGCGATGTCGAGGTGTTCGCCATGGGCGGCATGGGCTTCGGCGGCACGCTGGGCACCCCGGACTTCCGCGTCATCCTCGGCGCGGCCTACGGCGGCATGCCCGCGCGCTGCGTGGCCGGCGGCAAGCACTCGCCCGCGCAGTGCCCGGACCTGGATGACGACGGCGACAACGTGAAGAACCGCGACGACTCCTGCCCCACCGAGGGCGGGAAGGTGGACACCAAGGGGTGCCCGCTCGCGGATTCCGACAAGGATGGCGTCGAGGACGCGGCCGACAAGTGCCCGCAGGTGGCCGGGACGGCTTCCTCCCAGGGCTGCCCGGACAAGGACGGCGACGGCGTGCAGGATGCCGAGGACAAGTGCCCGGCCGCCGCGGGCCCCGCCGCGAACCAGGGCTGCCCGGACAAGGACGGCGACGGCATCGAGGACTCGGCCGACCGCTGCCCGGCCGAGGCCGGCCCCGCCGAGCGCCAGGGCTGCCCCACCAAGGACGCGGACAATGACGGCGTGCTGGATGAGCAGGACTCCTGCCCCAGCGAGGCGGGCCTGCCCGAGCTGAAGGGCTGCCCGGCCAAGGACGCGGACAACGACACGCTGGCCGACCACCTGGACAACTGCCCCAACGAGGCGGGCCCCGTGGACAACCAGGGCTGCCCCGCCAAGCAGAAGCAGCTGGTGGCCATCCGGCAGGACCGCATCGAAATCAAGGAAGCCGTCTACTTCGACAGCGGCAAGGCGACCATCCAGGCCCGCTCCAACGCGCTGCTCGACCAGATGGCCAAGCTGCTGAACGAGCACCCCGAGATCGTCTCCGTGCTCATCGAGGGCCACACGGACAACAGCGGCGCGGCCGACTTCAACCGCACCCTGTCCAAGCAGCGCGCGGACACCGTGCGTGACTACCTCGTGAAGAAGGGCGTGGCCACCGAGCGCCTGGAGACCCAGGGCTTCGGTCCGGACCGCCCGGTGCAGCCGAACACCACCCCCGCGGGCCGCACCGCCAACCGCCGCGTGGACTTCATCACCCGCTACGCGAACGCCGAGCCGGCCGCCGCCACCCCGGAGCAGCAGCCGCAGCTGCCGTAA
- a CDS encoding OmpA family protein produces MIDALLSTDPSRAPGRRARWGGLRSLPALAGCLLPLLSATALAQPAGLPEIEIERLTLNPSGAGSLVLGTGELLRGGGYRFSLTGHYENDPLVLFEGDARVGPVVQHRVTGHLAGAYGLTDWLEVQLQVPVLVLQRGEDLTARGVGRPEEGLSLGTPSVGLRLGLLSQEDGDALDLAVGANLGLPVGNADALAREPSLRVTPSVMLGRRLGFLRASLDAGALLRKRTLFSDDADVRDEVGDAIRLGATLATTGEGLRGEVDVIGLIPFRREGESIEALAGLRLPLGRHVEAYALGGVGFGDSPGTPTFRGLVGLAIGSGAPVACVAGGNHTPSQCPDLDDDEDGVKNRNDACPEEGGEVDARGCPEHEVDSDGDGILDVRDACPTVAGEPVHQGCPDTDKDGIPDEADACPAAPGLAAFKGCPDTDRDGLQDSQDACPTEAGPANRKGCPSKDTDGDGVLDEQDACPGEAGLRELKGCPAKDTDNDTVADHLDNCPNEAGPANNQGCPAKQKQLVAIRQDRLDIKDTVYFDSGKATIQRRSFKLLDQVAKLLKEHPELEQVTIEGHTDNVGKPEANLRLSQHRAEAVKDYLARKGVAPQRLEAKGYGQERPIAPNTTPKGRSINRRVEFLTTTREGAQQ; encoded by the coding sequence ATGATTGATGCTTTGCTCTCCACGGACCCGTCGCGGGCTCCCGGCCGCCGTGCGCGTTGGGGTGGTCTCCGCTCCCTGCCCGCGCTGGCGGGTTGTCTTCTGCCGCTGCTGAGCGCCACCGCGCTGGCTCAGCCCGCGGGGTTGCCCGAGATTGAAATCGAGCGCCTGACGCTGAACCCCAGCGGCGCGGGCTCGCTGGTGCTGGGCACCGGTGAGCTGCTGCGGGGCGGGGGCTACCGGTTCTCCCTCACGGGCCACTACGAGAATGATCCGCTCGTGCTCTTCGAGGGCGACGCGCGCGTGGGCCCCGTGGTGCAGCACCGCGTGACGGGCCACCTGGCGGGCGCGTATGGCCTGACGGACTGGTTGGAAGTGCAGCTGCAGGTGCCCGTGCTGGTGTTGCAGCGTGGAGAGGACCTGACGGCGCGGGGCGTGGGCCGGCCCGAGGAGGGGCTGTCGCTGGGCACCCCGTCGGTGGGGCTGCGGCTGGGGCTGCTGTCTCAGGAGGATGGGGATGCGCTGGATTTGGCGGTGGGCGCGAACCTGGGGCTGCCGGTGGGCAACGCCGATGCGCTCGCACGGGAGCCCTCGCTGAGGGTCACCCCGAGCGTGATGCTGGGCCGGCGCCTGGGCTTCCTGCGGGCCTCGCTCGACGCGGGGGCGCTGCTGCGCAAGCGCACCCTCTTCAGTGATGACGCCGATGTGCGCGACGAGGTGGGCGACGCGATCCGCCTGGGCGCGACGCTGGCCACCACGGGCGAGGGGCTTCGCGGGGAAGTGGATGTCATTGGCCTGATTCCCTTCCGGCGCGAGGGGGAGAGCATCGAGGCGCTGGCCGGCTTGCGGCTGCCCTTGGGCCGCCACGTCGAGGCCTATGCGCTGGGCGGGGTGGGCTTTGGGGATTCGCCCGGTACGCCCACCTTCCGTGGCCTGGTGGGCCTGGCGATTGGCAGCGGCGCCCCGGTGGCGTGCGTGGCGGGGGGCAACCACACGCCCTCGCAGTGCCCGGACCTGGATGACGACGAGGACGGGGTGAAGAACCGGAACGATGCGTGCCCCGAGGAGGGCGGCGAGGTGGATGCGCGGGGCTGCCCCGAGCACGAGGTGGACTCGGACGGGGACGGCATCCTGGATGTGCGGGATGCGTGCCCCACGGTGGCCGGCGAGCCCGTACACCAGGGCTGCCCGGACACCGACAAGGACGGCATCCCGGACGAGGCGGACGCTTGTCCCGCGGCGCCGGGCCTGGCGGCGTTCAAGGGCTGCCCGGACACGGACCGGGACGGGCTCCAGGATTCGCAGGACGCGTGCCCCACGGAGGCGGGTCCCGCGAACCGCAAGGGCTGCCCGTCCAAGGACACGGACGGGGACGGCGTGCTGGACGAGCAGGATGCCTGCCCGGGCGAGGCGGGCCTGCGGGAACTGAAGGGCTGCCCGGCCAAGGACACGGACAACGACACGGTGGCGGACCACCTGGACAACTGCCCGAACGAGGCGGGCCCGGCGAACAACCAGGGCTGCCCGGCCAAGCAGAAGCAGCTGGTGGCCATCCGGCAGGACCGCCTCGACATCAAGGACACGGTCTACTTCGACAGCGGCAAGGCGACCATCCAGCGCCGCAGCTTCAAGCTGCTGGATCAGGTGGCCAAGCTGCTGAAGGAGCACCCGGAGCTGGAGCAGGTCACCATCGAGGGCCACACGGACAACGTGGGCAAGCCCGAGGCGAACCTCCGGCTGTCCCAGCACCGCGCCGAGGCGGTGAAGGACTACCTGGCCCGCAAGGGCGTGGCGCCGCAGCGTCTGGAAGCGAAGGGCTACGGGCAGGAGCGGCCCATTGCCCCCAACACGACCCCGAAGGGGCGGTCCATCAACCGCCGCGTCGAATTCCTCACCACGACCCGCGAGGGCGCACAGCAGTAA
- the agmC gene encoding adventurous gliding motility protein AgmC has translation MNSAFLKNSLRTALLALLACALPALAAPDNVLLGTGRDGAFAAGSLNQVINRYAQVTVPRAPGDTTLTVGDATGFAVGQLVMVIQMTGIVPEPPSGGTGPIDLSNDPVGRWEFARLSAVSGTTLTVNAPLIHSYAANVTQVIWVPEYTTVNIGTGRSLTAAVWNGTTGGVLAFLATGAVTNLGGITVSGKGFRGGKPVVDTSGTTGCGGLDEAPPAGAQKGEGVAFTRYGPLQTGRGEVANGGGGGVCLKSGGGGGGNAGSGGQGGNSYLDEFGTEDSGNRPVGGVGGLALTLSLADRLMMGGGGGAGHSTDGTSRPGGEGGGILFIRATQMTGVGTVTANGLSVTPSSGTDAAGGGGAGGSAYLRFATTAATTPPCGIWQSTGGRGGDADLEVGPGGGGGGGRIYYQRAGTTCLPSGTAAIGATPGGQPNPAVGTSYGAQSGTNGSTVRVAGSYPTALPPTPVVVTPANGSLTNNPTPTYTGTLPTPFPAGTQVAVFVDGAQVALVTPSASGDWSVAPGTSLGQGPHTVYAVAFLPDQVVYGNSSNTNTFTVDSIPPAAPVVSTPANGSTTNDSTPAYSGTAEPGSTVTIIVDGTTVGTAVTTPGGSWTFTPTTPLPDGPHTVSATATDAAGNTGPASNTNTFTVDTTPPAAPVVSTPANGSTTNDSTPTYSGTAEPGSTVTIIVDGTPVGTAVTTPGGNWTFTPTTPLPDGPHTVSATATDAVGNTGPASSPNTFTVDTTAPAAPVVTTPANGSTTNDTTPTYSGTAEAGSTVTIIVDGTAVGTTTATPGGTWTFTPTTPLADGPHTVSATATDTAGNTSPASNTNTFTVDTTEPIAPVVLTPGNFSTTNDSTPTYSGTAEPGSTVTVIVDGTVVGTAVTTPGGTWTFTPTTPLPDGQHSVRATATDAAGNTSPASNTNVFTVDTTAPAAPVVTTPANNSVTNDNTPTYSGTAEPGSTVTVYVDGSPVGTAVTTPGGTWTFTPTTPLVEGSHTVSATATDTAGNTGPASNTNVFIVDTAAPAAPVVSTPANGSTTSDTTPTYSGTAEAGSTVTVYVDGTAVGTTTAAPGGTWTFTPTTPLADGPHTVNVTATDGAGNTSPASNTNTFTVDTAAPAAPVVTTPANGSLINDATPTYSGTAEPGSTVTVIVDGTSVGTATADASGNWSFTPTTPLAEGPHTVSATATDAAGNTSPASNTNTFTVDTAAPAAPVVVTPANGSTTSDNTPTYSGTAEPGSTVTVIVDGTSVGTTTADASGNWTLTPTAGLASGPHTVSATATDAAGNTSPASNTNTFTVDADPPGAPVVVTPANGSVTNDTTPTFSGTAEPGTTVTLSLGGTEYATGIPVDASGNWSYTPTAPLPDGTYAVSAVAIDAVGNASPASNTNTFTVDATAPTAPVITSPADGSSTGDTTPTISGTAEPGTTVTVIIDGTPVGTVPVDASGNWSYTPTTPLSEGPHTVTATATDPAGNTGPAPAPVDFIVDESLPGTPEVTSPTDGSATNDPTPVISGTAEPGTTVTVTIDGTVVGTAPVDAAGNWTFTPPAPLSDGPHTVTVTATDITGNVSAPSIPVTFTVDTAAPETEIVSGPEGSTPDRDATFSFSSNEEGVTYECSLDGGDFVPCTNPVTFPGLAEGGHVLEVRARDAAGNVDGTPATRTWTVTGPGEEPPPGDDLNFLGDGMGCASAGSSPSSLAVMGLALLAALGFRRRRA, from the coding sequence ATGAACTCTGCCTTCTTGAAGAACTCCTTGCGCACCGCGCTCCTGGCGCTCCTGGCCTGCGCGCTGCCCGCGCTGGCCGCGCCCGACAACGTCCTCCTGGGCACCGGGCGGGACGGGGCCTTCGCCGCTGGTTCGCTCAACCAGGTCATCAACCGCTATGCCCAGGTGACGGTGCCCCGCGCGCCGGGCGATACGACGCTCACGGTGGGCGATGCCACGGGCTTCGCCGTGGGCCAACTGGTGATGGTCATCCAGATGACGGGCATCGTCCCCGAGCCGCCCTCGGGCGGGACGGGGCCGATTGATCTCAGCAACGATCCGGTGGGCCGCTGGGAGTTCGCGCGCCTGTCTGCGGTGTCGGGCACGACGCTGACGGTGAACGCGCCGCTCATCCACTCGTACGCGGCGAACGTCACCCAGGTCATCTGGGTGCCCGAGTACACCACGGTGAACATTGGTACGGGCCGCTCGCTCACCGCAGCCGTGTGGAACGGGACTACCGGCGGCGTGCTGGCCTTCCTGGCCACGGGCGCGGTGACGAACCTGGGCGGCATCACCGTTTCGGGCAAGGGCTTCCGGGGCGGTAAGCCCGTGGTGGACACCAGTGGCACCACGGGGTGCGGCGGCCTGGACGAGGCGCCCCCGGCGGGGGCTCAGAAGGGCGAAGGCGTCGCCTTCACGCGCTATGGGCCGCTGCAGACGGGCCGGGGCGAGGTGGCCAACGGCGGTGGTGGTGGCGTGTGCTTGAAGTCCGGCGGTGGCGGCGGTGGCAACGCGGGCTCCGGCGGCCAGGGCGGCAACAGCTACCTGGATGAGTTTGGGACGGAGGACAGTGGCAACCGGCCGGTGGGAGGCGTGGGAGGGCTGGCGCTGACGCTGTCGCTGGCTGACCGCCTGATGATGGGCGGCGGCGGTGGCGCGGGGCACTCCACGGACGGCACCAGCCGGCCGGGCGGTGAGGGCGGCGGTATCCTCTTCATCCGTGCCACGCAGATGACCGGAGTAGGCACGGTGACGGCCAACGGATTGTCCGTGACGCCCAGCAGTGGCACGGATGCGGCGGGCGGTGGCGGTGCCGGAGGCAGCGCCTACCTGCGGTTCGCCACCACGGCGGCGACCACGCCTCCGTGTGGCATCTGGCAGTCCACGGGTGGCCGGGGCGGTGACGCGGACCTGGAGGTCGGTCCTGGCGGTGGTGGCGGTGGCGGCCGGATCTACTACCAGCGGGCGGGAACCACCTGCCTTCCCTCGGGAACTGCCGCGATTGGTGCGACCCCGGGTGGCCAGCCCAATCCGGCCGTGGGCACCTCCTATGGCGCGCAGTCCGGCACCAACGGCTCGACGGTCCGGGTCGCGGGCTCCTATCCGACGGCGCTTCCGCCCACGCCCGTGGTGGTGACGCCGGCCAACGGCTCGCTGACGAACAACCCCACGCCCACGTACACCGGCACGCTTCCGACGCCCTTCCCCGCGGGCACCCAGGTGGCCGTGTTCGTGGATGGCGCTCAGGTCGCCCTGGTGACGCCGTCGGCGTCCGGGGACTGGAGCGTGGCGCCCGGCACGTCGCTGGGCCAGGGGCCGCACACCGTCTATGCCGTGGCCTTCCTCCCGGATCAGGTGGTGTACGGCAACTCGAGCAACACCAATACCTTCACCGTGGACAGCATCCCTCCGGCCGCGCCCGTGGTGTCGACGCCCGCCAATGGCTCGACCACCAACGACAGCACGCCGGCCTACAGCGGCACGGCGGAGCCCGGGAGCACCGTCACCATCATCGTGGATGGCACGACCGTGGGCACCGCCGTCACGACGCCGGGGGGCAGCTGGACGTTCACGCCCACCACGCCGCTGCCGGATGGGCCGCATACGGTGAGCGCCACGGCCACGGATGCCGCGGGCAACACCGGTCCTGCCTCCAACACCAACACCTTCACCGTGGACACGACGCCTCCGGCCGCGCCCGTGGTGTCGACGCCCGCCAATGGCTCGACCACCAACGACAGCACGCCCACCTACAGCGGCACGGCGGAGCCCGGCAGCACCGTCACCATCATCGTGGATGGCACCCCGGTGGGCACCGCCGTCACGACGCCGGGAGGCAACTGGACGTTCACGCCCACCACGCCGCTGCCCGATGGGCCGCACACGGTGAGCGCCACCGCCACGGACGCCGTGGGCAACACCGGTCCCGCCTCCAGCCCGAATACCTTCACCGTGGACACCACCGCGCCGGCCGCGCCCGTGGTGACGACGCCCGCCAATGGCTCGACCACCAACGACACCACGCCCACCTACAGCGGTACGGCGGAGGCGGGCAGCACGGTCACCATCATCGTGGATGGCACCGCCGTGGGCACCACCACCGCGACGCCGGGGGGCACCTGGACGTTCACGCCCACCACGCCGCTGGCCGATGGGCCGCACACGGTGAGCGCCACCGCCACGGACACCGCGGGCAACACCAGCCCTGCCTCCAACACCAATACCTTCACCGTGGACACCACCGAGCCGATCGCGCCCGTGGTGTTGACGCCCGGGAACTTCTCGACCACCAACGACAGCACGCCCACCTACAGCGGTACGGCGGAGCCCGGCAGCACCGTCACCGTCATCGTGGATGGCACCGTCGTGGGCACTGCTGTCACGACGCCGGGCGGTACCTGGACGTTCACGCCCACCACGCCGCTGCCGGACGGGCAGCACTCGGTGCGCGCCACGGCCACGGATGCCGCGGGCAACACCAGCCCCGCCTCCAACACCAATGTCTTCACCGTGGACACCACCGCGCCGGCCGCGCCCGTGGTGACGACGCCCGCCAACAACTCGGTGACCAACGACAACACGCCGACCTACAGCGGCACGGCGGAGCCGGGCAGCACCGTCACCGTCTATGTGGATGGCTCGCCCGTGGGCACCGCCGTCACGACGCCGGGGGGCACCTGGACGTTCACGCCCACCACGCCGCTGGTGGAGGGCTCGCACACGGTGAGCGCCACCGCCACGGACACCGCGGGCAACACCGGTCCTGCCTCCAACACCAATGTCTTCATCGTGGACACCGCCGCGCCGGCCGCCCCCGTGGTGTCGACGCCTGCCAATGGCTCGACCACCAGCGACACCACGCCCACCTACAGCGGCACGGCGGAGGCGGGCAGCACCGTCACCGTCTATGTGGATGGCACCGCCGTGGGCACCACCACCGCGGCGCCGGGGGGCACCTGGACGTTCACGCCCACCACGCCGCTGGCCGATGGGCCGCACACGGTGAACGTCACCGCCACGGATGGCGCGGGCAACACCAGCCCCGCTTCCAACACCAACACCTTCACCGTGGACACCGCCGCGCCGGCCGCGCCCGTGGTGACGACGCCTGCCAATGGCTCGCTCATCAATGACGCCACGCCCACCTACAGCGGCACGGCGGAGCCGGGCAGCACCGTCACCGTCATCGTGGATGGCACCTCCGTGGGCACCGCCACCGCGGATGCCAGCGGCAACTGGAGCTTCACGCCCACCACGCCGCTGGCCGAAGGCCCGCACACGGTGAGCGCCACGGCCACGGATGCCGCGGGCAACACCAGCCCTGCCTCCAACACCAACACCTTCACCGTGGACACCGCCGCGCCGGCCGCCCCCGTGGTGGTGACGCCCGCCAACGGCTCGACCACCAGCGACAACACGCCCACCTACAGTGGCACGGCCGAGCCGGGCTCCACCGTCACCGTCATCGTGGATGGCACCTCCGTGGGCACCACCACCGCGGATGCCAGCGGCAACTGGACCCTCACGCCCACCGCGGGGCTGGCCTCCGGCCCCCACACGGTGAGCGCCACGGCCACGGATGCCGCGGGCAACACCAGCCCCGCCTCCAACACCAATACCTTCACCGTGGACGCGGATCCGCCGGGCGCGCCCGTGGTGGTGACGCCCGCCAATGGCTCGGTCACCAACGACACCACGCCCACCTTCTCGGGCACCGCCGAGCCGGGCACCACGGTGACGCTGTCGCTGGGGGGCACCGAGTACGCCACCGGCATCCCCGTGGATGCCAGCGGCAACTGGAGCTACACCCCCACCGCGCCGCTGCCCGATGGCACCTACGCGGTGAGCGCCGTGGCCATCGACGCGGTCGGCAACGCCAGCCCCGCCTCCAACACCAACACCTTCACCGTGGACGCCACGGCCCCCACCGCGCCGGTCATCACCTCGCCGGCCGATGGGTCCAGCACCGGGGACACCACGCCCACCATCTCGGGCACCGCCGAGCCGGGCACCACCGTGACGGTCATCATCGACGGCACGCCGGTGGGCACTGTCCCCGTGGACGCCAGCGGCAACTGGAGCTACACGCCCACCACGCCGCTCTCCGAGGGCCCGCACACCGTCACCGCCACCGCCACCGACCCGGCGGGCAACACGGGGCCCGCGCCGGCGCCCGTCGACTTCATCGTCGATGAGAGCCTGCCCGGCACGCCGGAGGTCACCAGCCCCACCGACGGCTCGGCGACCAACGACCCCACGCCCGTCATCTCCGGCACCGCCGAGCCGGGCACCACCGTGACGGTCACCATCGACGGCACGGTGGTGGGCACCGCCCCCGTGGACGCCGCGGGCAACTGGACGTTCACGCCCCCCGCTCCGCTCTCCGACGGCCCCCACACCGTCACCGTCACCGCCACGGACATCACGGGCAACGTCAGCGCCCCCTCCATCCCGGTCACCTTCACCGTGGACACGGCCGCGCCGGAGACGGAGATCGTCTCCGGGCCCGAGGGCTCCACCCCGGACCGGGACGCCACGTTCAGCTTCTCCTCCAACGAGGAGGGCGTGACGTACGAGTGCAGCCTGGACGGCGGGGACTTCGTGCCCTGCACCAACCCCGTCACCTTCCCGGGGCTGGCCGAGGGCGGCCACGTCCTCGAGGTGCGGGCCCGGGATGCGGCCGGCAACGTGGATGGCACCCCGGCCACCCGCACCTGGACCGTCACCGGCCCGGGCGAGGAGCCCCCCCCGGGCGATGACCTGAACTTCCTCGGCGACGGCATGGGCTGTGCGTCGGCGGGGAGCTCGCCGTCCTCCCTGGCGGTGATGGGCCTGGCGCTGCTCGCGGCGCTCGGCTTCCGCCGCCGCCGGGCGTAG
- a CDS encoding response regulator, translating to MSSSSPLFGDLLLKLGIVTPSQVQEALALQPRTGQRVGEALISLGYVTRAQLHDALSEALGLNTDKAPAHAPLGELLVGLKYITLGQLEEALAFQRKDGRKLGEILVEMGHCTYRQIYEALSLQGRITGRQEAPRQVLQGHHRVMVVDDSPLACDFVKEGLEALGLGYEVMCFQDPYEALEQVGKVQPAIVLSDLDMPGIDGLELCWRLKESPSRQVPVIILTANDSEAERVKGLRAGADDYVNKSASMAELSARIESVMRRTSETERMRKLFARYTSDAVVEEILKSPDTVVLTGEKREVTVLFADIRNFTGLAESLPPEQVVGVLNQVLGRLSDAVLTCGGTLDKFLGDGLMAVWGAPVHRTDDALRALQAAKMMMSAMVELRQAAQAEWAANERLGRPLVLELGIGINSGLAVAGNIGGSMRTEYTCIGDAVNVAARLCALAGPGEILAGERTRELVSNREMPFEDLPPVRLKGKQQPVPLYRVL from the coding sequence ATGAGTTCCTCCAGCCCCCTCTTCGGCGACCTTCTGCTCAAGCTTGGCATCGTCACGCCCAGCCAGGTCCAGGAGGCCCTCGCGCTCCAGCCCCGCACGGGCCAGCGCGTGGGCGAGGCGCTCATCTCCCTGGGCTACGTCACCCGGGCGCAGCTCCACGACGCGCTGAGCGAGGCGCTGGGGCTCAACACCGACAAGGCCCCCGCGCACGCGCCCCTGGGCGAGCTGCTGGTGGGGCTCAAGTACATCACCCTGGGACAGCTCGAGGAGGCGCTCGCCTTCCAGCGCAAGGATGGGCGCAAGCTGGGCGAAATCCTGGTGGAGATGGGCCACTGCACCTACCGGCAAATCTACGAGGCGCTGAGCCTCCAGGGCCGGATTACCGGCCGCCAGGAGGCCCCCCGCCAGGTGCTCCAGGGCCACCACCGGGTGATGGTGGTGGATGACAGCCCGCTTGCGTGCGACTTCGTGAAGGAGGGGCTGGAGGCGCTGGGGCTGGGCTACGAGGTGATGTGCTTCCAGGACCCGTACGAGGCGCTGGAGCAGGTGGGCAAGGTGCAGCCGGCCATCGTCCTGTCGGACCTGGACATGCCGGGCATCGACGGGCTGGAGCTGTGCTGGCGGCTCAAGGAGAGCCCCTCCCGGCAGGTGCCCGTCATCATCCTCACCGCCAACGACAGCGAGGCCGAGCGCGTGAAGGGCCTGCGCGCGGGCGCCGACGACTACGTGAACAAGTCGGCCTCCATGGCGGAGCTGTCGGCGCGGATTGAAAGCGTCATGCGCCGCACGAGCGAGACGGAGCGCATGCGCAAGCTGTTCGCGCGCTACACGTCCGACGCGGTGGTGGAGGAGATCCTCAAGAGCCCGGACACCGTGGTGCTCACCGGCGAGAAGCGCGAGGTGACGGTGCTCTTCGCGGACATCCGCAACTTCACGGGCCTGGCCGAGAGCCTTCCCCCCGAGCAGGTGGTGGGCGTGCTCAACCAGGTGCTCGGCCGGCTCTCGGACGCGGTGCTCACCTGCGGGGGCACGCTGGACAAGTTCCTGGGCGATGGGCTGATGGCGGTGTGGGGCGCGCCCGTGCACCGCACGGACGATGCGCTCCGGGCGCTCCAGGCCGCCAAGATGATGATGTCGGCCATGGTGGAACTGCGCCAGGCGGCCCAGGCCGAGTGGGCCGCCAACGAGCGCCTGGGCAGGCCGCTGGTGCTGGAGCTGGGCATCGGCATCAACTCGGGGCTGGCGGTGGCCGGCAACATCGGCGGCTCCATGCGCACCGAGTACACGTGCATTGGCGACGCGGTGAACGTGGCCGCGCGGCTGTGCGCCCTGGCGGGCCCGGGAGAAATCCTGGCGGGCGAGCGCACGCGGGAGCTCGTCTCCAACCGGGAGATGCCCTTCGAGGACTTGCCCCCGGTGCGGCTCAAGGGCAAACAGCAGCCCGTGCCGCTCTACCGCGTGTTGTGA
- a CDS encoding type II secretion system protein GspG: MTESPPQVAPGPRPARLLLVVALILAAVAVPTTLALRGQRDPSYARVHADFAVLKAAAEKYQAAHGTLPEEGPLDFLVPEYLPALPLDPWGRPYVFLYNGRQVFLATFGADGQRGGSGAEQDHTIHDGHSP; the protein is encoded by the coding sequence ATGACCGAGTCCCCCCCGCAGGTTGCTCCCGGCCCCCGCCCCGCGCGGCTGCTGCTCGTGGTGGCCCTGATTCTGGCCGCCGTCGCCGTGCCCACCACCCTGGCCCTGAGGGGCCAGCGGGACCCCTCGTACGCGCGCGTCCACGCGGACTTCGCGGTGCTGAAGGCCGCCGCGGAGAAGTACCAGGCGGCCCACGGCACGCTGCCGGAGGAGGGGCCGCTCGACTTCCTGGTGCCCGAGTACCTCCCCGCGCTGCCGCTGGACCCGTGGGGGCGCCCCTACGTGTTCCTGTACAACGGCCGGCAGGTGTTCCTGGCCACCTTCGGCGCGGATGGGCAGCGGGGCGGCTCCGGGGCAGAGCAGGACCACACCATCCACGACGGCCACTCGCCCTGA